TTTCCAACCCCTGTTCCATGAGATCGTTGGCGGAGCCGCCGCAGAGGATCATCACATCGATTTTGTCTTGAAACGAGGGGATCTGATCCATGGTGAAGACCGGTGTGCCGCTTGCCGAAGTGATGCCCGAACGGCGGGAAAAAATGGCGACGAGTTCCATGTCGTCGGCCGCCTGCAACGCGATTTCCGCGCCGCGAGCGATGTTGCCGTAGCCGACGATGCCGACGCGAGTAGTGGTTGTTGTCATAATGATTCAATCCTTTCCTATGAAAAGCATGATGTAAATGTAAATTTGTAGTTTTAATTATAACAAATTTTCAAAATAGAAGTCGTGTTTCTTTTCGTCATTTATGCATGCGGATGGAGAATACGCTATAATACAATTGATAGTTGGGGAGGTGACGGGCTTGCATATTGTCAGCATGGAAATTGAAAATTACCGTACTTTTCGCCACGTGCGGATGGTTTTTGACAGCACGCAAAATTATTTGGTGGGCTCGCATAATATCGGCAAAACCAATTTTCTGAAAATACTTGAAACTTTACACGAGAAAACAGGCTTTGACGCGGATGATTTTCGCGATAAAGATAAACCGATTCGCGTGTTTATCGCTTTGCAGATGGAGCATCGTCGCCAGCTGGTGATCAACGGGAAACCGCTTGACGACGCGGACGGACTGTTGCGGCTGGAGGTGTCGCAGGAACCCGGGGCGGAAACGTTCACCATGCGCAATCTCGAACATCATGAGGTGCTTCCCGAAGACTGGAAGCAATCCGTGCGCTATCTGACGCACTTGCCGACGGGCATGCAGCGCAACGAACTCAGTGACGCGGCGCGCGCCGATTTGCGTGATATTTTAGGCCAATTCATCGCCGAAGAGGGCGAGCGTCTGCGTTCGATTCTGCACGATATGGCAAAACATTCCGGCGCGGATGTCGCGGCGGTGGATCGCCTGTCCGATTCGCTGGATACCTGGGTGGATTATCTGACGGAGTCCGACGGTTCGGAACGCGACGCGGACGATACGTTCCGCATGCTGATGCTGACGGGCTTTCAGATGTTGCGCGAATTGATGATGCTCAATGATGACCCGCGGGAACCGTTTCGGGATTATTTGATTGTCGATGACAAAGGCCGCAAGTATCTGCCGCTCATTATCGGCATCGACGAGCCGGAAATTCACCAGCATCCGTATCGCCAGCGCACGTTGATTGAGTTTTACCGCGGCATTTTGGCGAATGAAAGTCCGCTGATGTGTGAACTCTTTCAGCGTTTTCTCGGCATTGACGGTTTGGAAGGACAGCTGTTCATCGTCACCAACTCGACGGATTGCCTGATTGACGATTACCGCTATATTTTACGTCTGTACCGTGATGAGACGGGGGAAGTCCGCGCGGCCAACGGCGCGGAATTCAGCTTCGAGCCGGGGGTGGAAAAACACCTGATCATGCATTTTCCCGAAGTGAAAGAAGCGTTATTCGCCCGCTCGGTGCTGATTGTGGAAGGCGAGACGGAGTACGGCGCGTTCGCCGGTTTCGCCAAAACGTTTGGTTACCATTTTGATTTTCTCGGTGTTTGTCTGGTTAACGCGCGCGGCGAGAGTTCGATTGTCAAGATCGCGCAGCTTTTTGAACGCTTTCATCTCGGCACGGTGTCGCTCTATGACAGAGACGTCAGGATGAAGACGCCGCGCGGTGAAAATATTTTCTTTACGGATGAAATTTGTCTGGAGTTGGATATCGTCGAGCATATCTCGCGGAAAAACAAATGGGAAGTATTGTACCAGGTCGTGCACGAATTAGCGGAAGGCGACGATTTCGTGTACAAGGACATGGTCAAGCGCGCCGTGAGCAAATGGAAACCGGATCCGAAACGCATGTTCCAGTCGCGCAAACTGAAAAGCATCGGAGGACGCGATGAAGAGGGTCGACGGTTTTACTATTTCGCGTGGTTTTACAGCAATAAAGGGGTGTTGGTCGGTCGCTTGCTGGCGCAATACCTGGATGAAGATTTGATCCCGCCCGCGTTTCGATATCCGATCGAACGAGCGGCGGAGTTGGCCAAATAAATGCAATAAAAAAAGCGGCGCGAGCCGCTTTTTTCGTGGGAAATTATTGTACCGTATTTTTCAGCGTGCCGATCCCGTCAATGGTGACTTCGACGGTGTCGCCCGCTTGCAAATAGCGCGGCGGCGTAAAGCCTTTGCCGACGCCGGCGGGCGTGCCCGTTAAAATGATATCGCCCGGGAGCAGGGTGACGCCTTGCGAAAGA
This window of the Negativicoccus succinicivorans genome carries:
- a CDS encoding ATP-dependent nuclease; translated protein: MHIVSMEIENYRTFRHVRMVFDSTQNYLVGSHNIGKTNFLKILETLHEKTGFDADDFRDKDKPIRVFIALQMEHRRQLVINGKPLDDADGLLRLEVSQEPGAETFTMRNLEHHEVLPEDWKQSVRYLTHLPTGMQRNELSDAARADLRDILGQFIAEEGERLRSILHDMAKHSGADVAAVDRLSDSLDTWVDYLTESDGSERDADDTFRMLMLTGFQMLRELMMLNDDPREPFRDYLIVDDKGRKYLPLIIGIDEPEIHQHPYRQRTLIEFYRGILANESPLMCELFQRFLGIDGLEGQLFIVTNSTDCLIDDYRYILRLYRDETGEVRAANGAEFSFEPGVEKHLIMHFPEVKEALFARSVLIVEGETEYGAFAGFAKTFGYHFDFLGVCLVNARGESSIVKIAQLFERFHLGTVSLYDRDVRMKTPRGENIFFTDEICLELDIVEHISRKNKWEVLYQVVHELAEGDDFVYKDMVKRAVSKWKPDPKRMFQSRKLKSIGGRDEEGRRFYYFAWFYSNKGVLVGRLLAQYLDEDLIPPAFRYPIERAAELAK